A stretch of the Tannerella serpentiformis genome encodes the following:
- a CDS encoding helix-turn-helix transcriptional regulator, translating into MKAINRIKAVLAEKQVSGKWLANEIGRTENAVSRWCSNKVQPSLENLLEIAETLRVDVRE; encoded by the coding sequence ATGAAGGCAATAAATAGGATTAAAGCAGTCTTAGCAGAAAAGCAAGTATCAGGCAAATGGCTGGCAAACGAAATAGGTCGCACAGAGAATGCCGTTTCTCGATGGTGTTCTAATAAAGTACAACCATCTCTTGAAAATCTACTTGAAATCGCAGAAACATTGAGGGTAGATGTAAGAGAATGA
- a CDS encoding nucleotidyl transferase AbiEii/AbiGii toxin family protein produces MTLKAIFQTECAASLLFKGGTSLSKGWKLIQRFSEDIDLSIDHQYFRETVENNNQLKMLRKQCRRYVVDMLVGDIDCRMEAMGLSGYRIYPVVEQGGNKVSTDSDPTEIIIEYPSVIETTSDYVRPAVKVEISCLSMKGPFEVKEITTLISDAFPRADRDTSAVIPIVLPSRTFLEKAFLLCEEFQKEAPRSLRMSRHLYDLERLMDTEFGMQALADAELYKAIVEHRRKSYHVSYADYDKNYPDRIAFYPPERSLKTWESDYKALQDAFVYGDKLPFRQLLLRIEELQRRFREVDIK; encoded by the coding sequence ATGACGCTGAAGGCCATATTCCAAACGGAGTGCGCCGCTTCTCTACTGTTCAAAGGCGGCACGAGCTTGAGCAAGGGCTGGAAGCTGATCCAGCGATTCAGCGAAGACATTGACCTCTCTATCGACCATCAATATTTCAGGGAAACAGTCGAAAACAACAACCAGCTAAAGATGTTGCGCAAGCAATGCCGACGTTACGTTGTCGATATGTTGGTCGGAGACATAGATTGCCGAATGGAGGCGATGGGGCTGTCCGGCTATCGGATTTATCCGGTGGTGGAACAGGGCGGCAACAAGGTGTCTACCGATAGCGATCCGACGGAGATCATCATCGAGTACCCGTCCGTCATCGAAACGACCTCCGACTATGTGCGGCCAGCAGTCAAAGTGGAAATCAGCTGTCTATCCATGAAGGGACCTTTTGAGGTAAAGGAGATTACAACCTTGATCAGCGATGCGTTTCCACGTGCCGACCGAGACACCTCGGCCGTCATTCCCATCGTGCTTCCCTCCAGAACATTCTTGGAAAAGGCCTTCCTGCTCTGCGAAGAATTTCAGAAAGAAGCGCCTCGCAGCTTGCGGATGAGCCGACACCTATATGACTTGGAGCGGTTGATGGATACCGAATTTGGTATGCAGGCACTGGCTGATGCGGAGCTTTACAAAGCCATCGTCGAACATCGCAGGAAGTCCTATCACGTTTCTTATGCAGACTACGACAAGAATTATCCGGATCGAATCGCTTTCTATCCTCCCGAGAGGAGCCTGAAAACGTGGGAAAGCGACTATAAGGCACTGCAAGACGCGTTTGTCTACGGGGATAAATTGCCTTTTCGCCAATTGCTGCTTCGTATAGAGGAGTTGCAGAGGCGGTTCCGAGAGGTGGACATCAAATGA
- a CDS encoding DUF6088 family protein — MYITDSIAARIEDAPHGEVFFVSDFSRSGNDVFISRVLSRLVDQKKLARLATGVYYKPRETDFGMVKPSIEQIVRAIARRDHAQIMPTGQTAENRLGLSTQIPLNHVYLTTGSARSIVLGNTRIVFKRSAPRNFAYKGKLIPTLIQAMKSIGRGNLTDRQRTRIKELLSSYNEPETFEHDLALAPLWIKKIITQTTKALQE, encoded by the coding sequence ATGTATATCACTGACAGTATTGCAGCACGGATCGAAGACGCTCCGCATGGGGAGGTCTTCTTCGTGTCTGACTTTTCCCGTTCGGGAAATGACGTATTTATCAGTCGCGTCTTATCGAGGCTCGTAGATCAAAAGAAATTAGCTCGGCTGGCTACCGGTGTATACTATAAGCCTCGCGAAACCGATTTCGGGATGGTCAAGCCGAGCATCGAGCAGATCGTCCGCGCCATTGCTAGGCGAGATCACGCACAAATCATGCCAACGGGGCAAACAGCTGAAAATCGCTTAGGGCTATCCACGCAGATTCCCCTGAACCATGTGTATTTGACCACCGGATCGGCTCGAAGCATCGTATTAGGAAATACCCGGATCGTATTCAAACGCAGTGCACCGAGGAACTTTGCCTACAAAGGCAAATTGATCCCCACACTGATTCAAGCCATGAAGTCGATCGGCCGTGGCAACCTGACTGACCGACAGCGAACTCGAATCAAGGAGTTGCTAAGCAGCTATAATGAGCCGGAAACCTTCGAACACGACTTGGCGCTGGCTCCCTTATGGATCAAGAAAATCATTACCCAAACGACCAAAGCACTTCAAGAATGA
- a CDS encoding helix-turn-helix domain-containing protein, which produces MKTKPDEPKYYDAFDAARILRIHHKTALIWGKKGMLPSVKIGNRRYFPAEGILAFKKSENRNER; this is translated from the coding sequence ATGAAAACCAAACCAGATGAACCGAAATATTACGACGCCTTCGATGCGGCTCGTATCCTGCGCATCCACCACAAGACGGCCCTAATTTGGGGGAAGAAAGGTATGCTACCCTCCGTCAAGATCGGCAACCGCCGCTACTTCCCCGCCGAAGGCATCTTGGCGTTCAAAAAGTCGGAGAATCGCAATGAGAGGTAG
- a CDS encoding lamin tail domain-containing protein, producing the protein MKTIETTKDQREQTAGTSLPLSFETRRTARQSHTHRFNSGKLLTETLHSQRPLLFTLLLLLFISYLCASATPAPAHPGDIVINEVMASPKGAKGLPETDYVELYNTTDHTISLKGWSFIYDGTVIRLPDVPLAANRYAVLYRKGKSLPLNKKVLGLGFSNFPLNMSDEGKQLALKDPSGTVIHSYTYPKAEAGRSIERSEGDKWHLSTDPRGGTPGEENSVAPSVPTPKPDDPATSPDTPSAPPSSPSDTVKSGDIVINEVMASPKGAKGLPETDYVELYNTTDHTISLKGWSFIYDGTVIRLPDVPLAANRYAVLYRKGKSLPLNKKVLGLGFSNFPLNMSDEGKQLTLKDSSGTVIHSYTYPKAKAGRSIERGEGDKWHLSSDPRGGTPGEENSVAPSVPTPKPDDPATSPDTPSAPPSSPSDTVKSGDIVINEVMASPKGAKGLPETDYVELYNTTDHTISLKGWSFIYDGTVIRLPDVPLAANRYAVLYRKGKSLPLNKKVLGLGFSNFPLNMSDEGKQLTLKDSSGTVIHSYTYPKAKAGRSIERSEGDKWHLSSDPRGGTPGEENSEGAPDKPDKPEREKSSPGDVLINEVMADPHGLTKLPATEYVELHNTTDHEINLEGWAFVYDKTSIPLPDAELPAGGYAVLYKAGREISVADGAAEVAVKRFPANMINAGKPLALKDPSGTVIHSYTYPKAKAGRSIERGEGDTWHLSTDPRGGTPGEENSEDTLDKPDKPEKEKSSPGDVLINEVMADSRGLTKLPATEYVELHNTTDHEINLEGWTFVYDKTSIPLPDAELPAGGYAVLYKAGREISVADGAAEVAVKRFPANMINAGKPLALKDPSGTVIHSYAYPKAKAGRSIERGEGDTWHLSSDPRGGTPGEENSEGVPDKPDKPEKEKSSPGDVLINEVMADPHGLTKLPATEYVELHNTTDHEINLEGWTFVYDKTSIPLPDVELSAGGYAVLYKAGREISVADGAAEVAVKRFPANMVNAGKLLTLKDPSGTVIHSYTYPKAKAGRSIERGEGDKWHLSSDPRGGTPGEENSEGAPDKPDEPEKEKSSPGDVLINEVMADPRGLTKLPATEYVELHNTTDHEINLEGWAFVYDKTSIPLPDTELPAGGYAVLYKAGREISVADGAAEVAVKRFPANMINAGKPLALKDPSGTVIHSYTYPKAKAGRSIERGEGDKWHLSFDPRGGTPGEENSEGAPDKPDKPEKEKSSPGDVLINEVMADPRGLTKLPATEYVELHNTTDHEINLEGWAFVYDKTSIPLPDAELPAGGYAVLYKAGREISVADGAAEVAVRRFPANMINTGKPLALKDPSGTVIHSYTYPKAKAGRSIERGEGDKWHLSSDPRGGTPGEENSEGAPDKPDEPDEPNKPNEPDATGQVEPREIILNEILFDPQPRGSEYIELYNRSDRTLSTHGLAIALRKSDGHLGTRHSLTSLATTLAPGDYLVLTSDPNGVTSLIRTPALDAIRRFKLPALNNQGATIVLLRTADSTVVDEVTYSAKWHSSAVKIRRGVALERISPDGSSQEAANWTSASSETGYGTPGYKNSQSGTSSQIEEGATISEPEYNASTRDYLIRYRMDKPDYRCQMAVYSSNGQKMAVIANNQLLTSEGEIRWDGAGLSPGVYVFYVELYHPDGSSQHIRKPLLVH; encoded by the coding sequence ATGAAAACAATAGAGACAACCAAAGATCAAAGAGAACAGACAGCGGGAACTTCCCTGCCTTTATCGTTTGAGACTCGGCGAACGGCTCGCCAGAGTCATACACACCGTTTTAACTCCGGCAAGTTGCTTACCGAAACTCTTCATTCTCAACGCCCACTTCTGTTTACCCTTCTACTCCTATTATTCATCAGCTATCTGTGTGCATCGGCCACGCCAGCTCCAGCCCATCCCGGCGACATAGTGATCAACGAGGTTATGGCCTCGCCGAAGGGAGCCAAAGGATTACCGGAGACGGATTACGTAGAACTGTACAACACAACGGATCACACGATCTCACTCAAGGGCTGGAGTTTTATCTATGACGGGACTGTGATCCGCTTGCCTGACGTACCTCTTGCCGCGAATCGTTACGCCGTGCTTTATCGCAAGGGGAAAAGTCTGCCATTGAACAAGAAGGTATTGGGATTGGGGTTTAGCAACTTTCCGCTCAATATGTCTGACGAGGGAAAACAGCTGGCCTTGAAAGATCCATCGGGTACGGTGATTCATAGCTACACTTACCCGAAAGCCGAGGCTGGCCGATCCATCGAGCGCAGTGAAGGCGACAAGTGGCATCTCTCGACCGATCCGCGTGGCGGTACACCGGGCGAAGAGAACTCTGTGGCGCCATCTGTTCCCACGCCTAAGCCAGACGATCCGGCTACGTCGCCAGATACACCGTCAGCACCACCCTCGTCGCCCTCCGATACGGTTAAGTCCGGCGACATAGTGATCAACGAGGTTATGGCCTCGCCGAAGGGAGCCAAAGGATTACCAGAGACGGATTACGTGGAGTTGTACAACACAACGGATCATACGATCTCACTCAAGGGCTGGAGTTTTATCTATGACGGGACCGTGATCCGCTTGCCTGACGTGCCTCTTGCCGCGAATCGTTACGCCGTGCTTTATCGCAAGGGGAAAAGTCTGCCATTGAACAAGAAGGTGTTGGGATTGGGGTTTAGCAACTTTCCGCTCAATATGTCTGACGAGGGAAAACAGCTGACTCTAAAAGATTCATCGGGTACGGTAATTCATAGCTACACCTACCCGAAAGCCAAGGCTGGCCGATCCATCGAGCGCGGTGAAGGCGATAAGTGGCATCTCTCGTCCGATCCGCGTGGCGGTACACCGGGCGAAGAGAACTCTGTGGCGCCATCTGTTCCCACGCCTAAGCCAGACGATCCGGCTACGTCGCCAGATACACCGTCAGCACCACCCTCGTCGCCCTCCGATACGGTTAAGTCCGGCGACATAGTGATCAACGAGGTTATGGCCTCGCCGAAGGGAGCCAAAGGATTACCAGAGACGGATTACGTGGAGTTGTACAACACAACGGATCATACGATCTCACTCAAGGGCTGGAGTTTTATCTATGACGGGACCGTGATCCGCTTGCCTGACGTGCCTCTTGCCGCGAATCGTTACGCCGTGCTTTATCGCAAGGGGAAAAGTCTGCCATTGAACAAGAAGGTGTTGGGATTGGGGTTTAGCAACTTTCCGCTCAATATGTCTGACGAGGGAAAACAGCTGACCTTGAAAGATTCATCGGGTACAGTGATCCATAGCTACACCTACCCGAAAGCCAAGGCTGGCCGATCCATCGAGCGCAGTGAAGGCGACAAGTGGCATCTCTCGTCCGATCCGCGTGGCGGTACACCGGGCGAGGAAAACTCGGAGGGTGCGCCGGACAAGCCAGACAAACCCGAGAGGGAAAAATCTTCCCCCGGTGATGTGCTGATTAATGAAGTGATGGCTGATCCACACGGATTGACAAAGCTCCCTGCTACGGAGTACGTGGAGCTGCATAACACGACCGATCATGAGATAAACCTTGAAGGCTGGGCCTTTGTGTATGACAAAACATCCATCCCGCTCCCCGACGCTGAACTCCCGGCTGGCGGTTATGCTGTGTTATATAAAGCAGGTCGTGAGATTAGTGTAGCAGACGGCGCTGCGGAAGTCGCGGTGAAGCGTTTCCCTGCCAATATGATCAACGCGGGTAAGCCGTTGGCCTTGAAAGATCCATCTGGGACGGTGATCCATAGCTACACTTATCCAAAAGCCAAGGCAGGCCGATCTATCGAGCGTGGTGAAGGCGATACGTGGCATCTCTCGACCGATCCGCGTGGCGGTACACCGGGCGAAGAGAACTCGGAGGATACGCTTGACAAGCCAGACAAACCGGAGAAGGAAAAGTCTTCCCCCGGTGATGTGCTGATCAATGAAGTGATGGCTGACTCGCGCGGACTGACGAAGCTCCCTGCTACGGAGTACGTGGAGCTGCATAACACGACCGATCACGAGATAAACCTCGAAGGCTGGACCTTCGTGTATGACAAGACATCTATTCCGCTTCCCGACGCCGAACTCCCTGCTGGCGGTTATGCCGTATTGTATAAAGCGGGGCGTGAGATTAGTGTGGCTGACGGTGCTGCGGAGGTAGCAGTGAAGCGTTTCCCGGCTAACATGATTAACGCGGGTAAGCCGTTGGCCTTGAAAGATCCATCGGGCACGGTGATCCATAGCTACGCTTATCCGAAAGCTAAGGCAGGCCGATCCATCGAGCGCGGTGAAGGCGATACGTGGCATCTCTCATCCGATCCGCGTGGCGGCACACCCGGTGAAGAGAACTCGGAAGGTGTGCCTGATAAGCCAGACAAACCGGAGAAGGAAAAGTCTTCCCCCGGTGATGTCCTGATTAATGAAGTGATGGCTGACCCGCACGGATTGACAAAGCTCCCTGCCACGGAGTACGTGGAGCTGCATAACACGACCGATCACGAGATAAACCTTGAAGGCTGGACGTTTGTGTATGACAAGACGTCTATTCCGCTCCCCGATGTCGAACTTTCGGCTGGGGGTTATGCCGTGTTGTATAAAGCGGGGCGTGAGATCAGTGTGGCTGACGGTGCTGCGGAGGTCGCGGTGAAGCGTTTCCCTGCCAATATGGTCAACGCAGGTAAGCTGTTGACCTTGAAAGATCCATCGGGCACGGTGATCCATAGCTACACCTACCCGAAAGCCAAGGCTGGCCGATCCATCGAGCGCGGAGAAGGCGACAAGTGGCATCTCTCGTCCGATCCGCGTGGCGGCACACCGGGCGAGGAAAACTCGGAGGGTGCGCCTGACAAACCGGATGAACCAGAGAAGGAAAAATCTTCCCCCGGCGATGTGCTGATCAATGAAGTGATGGCTGACCCACGCGGACTGACGAAACTCCCTGCTACGGAGTACGTGGAGCTGCATAACACGACCGATCACGAGATTAACCTCGAAGGCTGGGCCTTTGTGTATGACAAGACGTCTATTCCACTCCCCGACACTGAACTCCCGGCTGGCGGTTATGCCGTGTTGTATAAAGCAGGGCGTGAGATTAGTGTAGCTGACGGTGCAGCGGAAGTCGCGGTGAAGCGTTTCCCGGCTAACATGATTAACGCGGGTAAGCCATTGGCATTGAAAGATCCATCAGGCACGGTGATCCATAGCTACACCTATCCGAAAGCCAAGGCAGGCCGATCCATCGAGCGCGGTGAAGGCGACAAGTGGCATCTCTCGTTCGATCCGCGCGGCGGTACACCGGGCGAGGAAAACTCAGAGGGTGCGCCGGACAAGCCAGACAAACCCGAGAAGGAAAAGTCTTCCCCCGGCGATGTGCTGATCAATGAAGTGATGGCTGACCCACGTGGACTGACGAAGCTCCCAGCTACGGAGTACGTGGAGCTGCATAACACGACCGATCACGAGATAAACCTCGAAGGCTGGGCCTTTGTGTATGACAAGACATCTATCCCGCTCCCCGACGCTGAACTCCCTGCTGGTGGTTATGCTGTGTTGTATAAAGCGGGGCGTGAGATCAGTGTGGCTGACGGTGCTGCGGAGGTAGCGGTGAGGCGTTTCCCGGCCAATATGATCAACACGGGCAAGCCGTTGGCCTTGAAAGATCCATCGGGTACGGTGATCCATAGCTACACTTACCCGAAAGCCAAGGCTGGCCGATCCATCGAGCGCGGTGAAGGCGACAAGTGGCATCTCTCGTCCGATCCGCGTGGCGGTACACCGGGCGAGGAGAACTCGGAGGGTGCACCTGACAAACCCGACGAACCGGATGAACCCAATAAGCCGAATGAACCAGACGCTACGGGGCAAGTGGAGCCGAGGGAGATCATCCTCAACGAAATACTCTTCGACCCGCAGCCGCGCGGCAGCGAGTATATCGAGCTATACAACCGATCCGACCGGACGCTGTCAACCCATGGACTGGCCATCGCACTCCGCAAAAGTGATGGACACCTTGGCACGCGTCACTCACTCACCTCGCTTGCCACGACCCTCGCACCGGGTGACTACCTCGTTCTAACGTCCGATCCCAACGGAGTGACCAGCCTCATCCGTACGCCTGCCCTCGACGCCATCCGCCGATTCAAGCTGCCTGCGCTGAATAATCAGGGGGCTACGATCGTCCTGCTCCGGACGGCCGACAGCACCGTGGTCGATGAGGTGACCTATTCCGCGAAGTGGCATAGTAGCGCAGTTAAAATCCGGAGGGGTGTGGCGCTGGAGCGTATCAGCCCCGATGGCAGCTCGCAAGAGGCCGCTAACTGGACATCGGCCAGCTCTGAAACGGGTTATGGTACGCCGGGCTATAAGAACTCACAGTCCGGAACGTCGTCACAAATCGAGGAGGGTGCGACGATCAGTGAGCCGGAATACAATGCCTCCACACGTGACTACCTGATTCGCTACCGGATGGACAAGCCCGACTATCGATGTCAGATGGCAGTCTATTCGAGCAATGGCCAAAAGATGGCTGTAATCGCCAACAACCAGCTGCTGACCTCCGAAGGCGAGATCCGCTGGGATGGTGCAGGCCTCTCTCCTGGCGTCTATGTCTTCTATGTCGAGCTCTATCATCCCGACGGCAGCAGCCAGCATATCAGGAAGCCCCTTCTGGTACATTAA
- a CDS encoding DUF4286 family protein — protein MLVFYTTFHFSNQTYEDGLNYLRTTLLPAIGQHPEFHTLRLQRILHEVEDSNGRSVSMQFCVPDEAALHRWLEASGDELLQAVAKRYGTEVAYFSTLLEELALQ, from the coding sequence ATGCTTGTTTTCTACACCACGTTCCATTTCTCAAACCAGACCTATGAGGATGGACTAAACTATTTGCGAACGACCCTTTTGCCTGCCATCGGGCAGCACCCAGAGTTCCATACGCTGCGTTTGCAGCGCATTCTGCACGAAGTCGAGGACAGCAACGGCCGATCCGTATCCATGCAGTTTTGTGTCCCAGACGAAGCCGCGTTGCATCGTTGGTTAGAGGCTTCCGGCGACGAACTGCTGCAGGCCGTCGCAAAGCGATATGGCACAGAGGTAGCCTATTTCTCCACCCTTTTGGAGGAGTTGGCGCTGCAATGA
- the ruvC gene encoding crossover junction endodeoxyribonuclease RuvC codes for MKLPEQTAERVIIGIDPGTVVMGYGVLIVRGRTTALVTMGVLKLDRYENHYLRLHRIYQKVLALMDEYHPDEMAIEAPFFGKNVQSMLKLGRAQGAAIAAALNREIPIFEYAPLKIKMAITGNGQASKEQVAGMLQRILHIPEADMLPQLDATDGLAAAYCHYMQTTRPMPEKAYAGWKDFIAKNPGKVRGL; via the coding sequence ATGAAACTTCCGGAACAGACCGCGGAGCGCGTCATCATTGGCATCGACCCGGGCACAGTCGTGATGGGCTACGGCGTGCTCATCGTCCGAGGCCGCACGACGGCCTTAGTGACGATGGGGGTGCTGAAGCTCGACCGCTACGAGAATCATTATCTCCGCCTGCACCGCATCTATCAGAAGGTGCTTGCCCTGATGGACGAGTATCACCCCGACGAGATGGCGATCGAGGCGCCCTTCTTTGGGAAGAACGTGCAGAGTATGCTCAAGCTCGGACGTGCGCAGGGTGCGGCCATCGCGGCGGCCTTGAATCGCGAGATCCCCATCTTTGAATATGCCCCGCTGAAGATCAAAATGGCTATCACCGGCAATGGTCAGGCGTCCAAGGAGCAAGTGGCAGGCATGCTGCAGCGCATCCTACACATCCCCGAGGCCGACATGCTCCCCCAGCTGGACGCTACGGATGGCCTCGCCGCCGCCTATTGCCACTATATGCAAACCACCCGGCCCATGCCTGAAAAAGCATACGCCGGGTGGAAAGATTTCATCGCCAAGAATCCGGGTAAAGTCCGCGGATTATAG
- the gdhA gene encoding NADP-specific glutamate dehydrogenase: MKTEEILSSLEAKHPGEKEYLQAVKEVLTSIEGVYNEHPEFEKAKIIERLVEPDRIFTFRVPWVDDQGEVHVNLGYRVQFNNAIGPYKGGLRFHPSVNLSILKFLGFEQTFKNALTTLPMGGGKGGADFVFRGRSDAEVMRFCQSFMLELWRNIGPDTDVPAGDIGVGAREVGYLYGMYKKLAREHTGTLTGKGMEFGGSILRPEATGFGGLYFVNQMLREHGHDIKGKTVAVSGFGNVAWGAVTKATELGAKVVTISGPDGYIYDPAGVSGEKINYMLELRASGNDIVAPYADKFKEATFTAGKRPWEQKVDIALPCATQNELNADDARALINNKTLCVAEISNMGCTAEAVDLFLENQQLFAPGKAVNAGGVATSGLEMTQNAMHLSWTAAEVDERLHQIMSSIHEQCVVHGREGKYINYVKGANIAGFMKVARAMMAQGIV; the protein is encoded by the coding sequence ATGAAAACCGAAGAAATTCTGTCATCATTAGAGGCCAAGCATCCTGGTGAAAAGGAATACCTGCAGGCCGTGAAAGAAGTACTCACCTCTATTGAGGGCGTCTACAACGAGCATCCAGAGTTTGAGAAAGCGAAAATCATCGAGCGTCTTGTCGAGCCCGATCGCATCTTCACTTTCCGTGTGCCCTGGGTCGACGACCAAGGCGAAGTGCACGTAAACTTGGGTTACCGCGTCCAATTCAACAACGCGATCGGCCCGTACAAAGGTGGCCTCCGCTTCCATCCATCCGTGAATCTCTCCATCCTCAAATTCCTCGGCTTCGAGCAGACCTTCAAAAACGCTCTTACCACCCTCCCCATGGGCGGCGGCAAGGGCGGTGCAGACTTCGTATTCCGCGGACGTAGCGACGCTGAAGTCATGCGATTCTGTCAGTCGTTCATGCTCGAGCTCTGGCGTAATATTGGCCCCGACACCGACGTCCCCGCTGGTGACATCGGCGTTGGCGCACGTGAAGTAGGCTATCTCTACGGCATGTATAAGAAGCTCGCCCGCGAACACACCGGCACACTCACCGGCAAGGGCATGGAGTTCGGCGGATCGATCCTCCGTCCGGAAGCTACGGGCTTCGGCGGTCTCTATTTCGTCAACCAGATGCTCCGCGAGCACGGACACGACATCAAGGGCAAGACCGTAGCCGTTTCAGGCTTTGGTAACGTGGCTTGGGGTGCCGTAACGAAGGCTACTGAGCTGGGCGCGAAGGTGGTTACCATCTCCGGTCCTGACGGATATATCTACGATCCGGCTGGCGTTTCGGGTGAGAAGATCAACTATATGCTGGAGCTCCGCGCATCGGGTAACGACATCGTGGCTCCGTACGCTGACAAGTTCAAGGAAGCTACCTTCACCGCAGGCAAACGTCCGTGGGAGCAGAAGGTAGACATCGCGCTGCCTTGTGCCACCCAGAACGAGCTCAACGCTGACGACGCTCGCGCCTTGATCAACAACAAGACGCTCTGCGTAGCCGAGATCTCTAACATGGGATGCACCGCTGAGGCTGTCGACCTGTTCCTGGAGAACCAGCAGCTGTTTGCGCCGGGTAAGGCTGTCAATGCCGGTGGCGTAGCTACCTCTGGCCTCGAAATGACACAGAACGCTATGCACCTCTCTTGGACGGCTGCTGAAGTAGACGAACGTCTGCACCAGATCATGAGCAGCATCCACGAACAGTGCGTTGTTCACGGACGCGAAGGCAAATACATCAACTATGTAAAGGGTGCCAACATCGCCGGCTTCATGAAGGTAGCCCGCGCAATGATGGCGCAAGGTATTGTCTAA
- a CDS encoding EamA family transporter: MLRLLILSTLQSILLVSGQIFLKFALTKMLPFSWTWAFFRSALFNWQFSASGIAMGSASLLWFYILRHHNLSLAYPLLSISYIFGLLASILILHEPVPPVRWLGVLLIMSGVALLTR, translated from the coding sequence ATGCTAAGACTACTCATCCTTTCCACCCTCCAGTCCATCCTCCTTGTCTCCGGCCAGATCTTCCTCAAGTTTGCCCTCACCAAGATGCTCCCCTTCTCCTGGACGTGGGCCTTCTTCCGCAGCGCCCTTTTCAACTGGCAATTCTCTGCCTCGGGGATTGCCATGGGCTCCGCCTCCCTGCTCTGGTTCTACATCCTTCGCCACCACAATCTCTCCCTGGCCTACCCGCTGCTCAGCATCAGCTACATCTTCGGCCTCCTCGCCTCCATCCTCATCCTTCACGAGCCCGTCCCCCCCGTCCGTTGGTTGGGCGTCCTCCTGATCATGTCCGGCGTCGCCCTCCTCACCCGCTAA
- a CDS encoding beta-ketoacyl synthase chain length factor, whose amino-acid sequence MPIPIYIRSARQISAQTPLTDDWFDSPILHRDVAAVRSLDPNFSEHIPPLVARRLCTLLRRAVVLSRLTLREADLELPDAIISGTGLGCIQNTERFLHAIRQEGEQCLQPTAFMQSTHNIISSTIAIDLKCHAYNTTYVHRGTSFENALLDTLLRLRSGSIRNALVGGFDELTDDYLQFFRRTGRWQFTPDGFAGEAAVSFLLDGQQHANTLCRLDDLRLLYRPTPDTLRHALHDLLTANSCSLGDIDAVLIGLNTNPDNDTVYLDTAAELYPATPLIRYKHLFGESFSASALAHYVAANCLRRGHIPSHLRLDSAAASLPARRILIHNHSMNKTHTLTLLSAC is encoded by the coding sequence ATGCCTATACCTATATATATACGCTCCGCCCGACAGATCTCCGCCCAGACGCCCCTCACTGACGACTGGTTTGACAGCCCCATCTTGCACCGCGACGTCGCGGCCGTCCGCAGCCTTGACCCCAACTTCTCGGAGCACATCCCGCCACTCGTCGCCCGCCGCCTCTGCACCCTGCTGCGCCGTGCCGTCGTCCTCTCTCGCCTTACCCTTCGCGAGGCCGACCTCGAGCTACCCGACGCTATCATCAGCGGCACAGGCCTTGGCTGCATCCAAAACACCGAGCGTTTCCTCCACGCCATTCGCCAGGAGGGCGAGCAATGCCTTCAGCCCACGGCCTTCATGCAGTCCACGCACAACATCATCAGCTCCACCATCGCCATCGACCTCAAGTGCCACGCCTACAACACGACCTACGTCCACCGCGGCACCTCCTTCGAGAACGCCCTCCTCGACACCCTCCTGCGGCTCCGTTCGGGTAGCATCCGCAACGCGCTCGTGGGCGGCTTCGACGAACTCACCGACGACTATCTCCAGTTCTTTCGCCGTACCGGCCGCTGGCAATTCACCCCCGACGGTTTCGCCGGCGAAGCCGCCGTCAGCTTCCTCCTCGACGGCCAACAGCACGCCAACACCCTCTGCCGCCTCGATGACCTCCGCCTCCTCTATCGCCCCACGCCCGACACCCTCCGCCACGCCCTCCACGATCTCCTCACCGCCAACAGCTGCTCGTTAGGTGACATCGACGCCGTTCTCATCGGCCTCAACACCAACCCCGATAACGACACGGTCTACCTCGACACTGCCGCCGAACTCTACCCCGCGACGCCACTCATCCGCTACAAGCACCTCTTCGGCGAATCCTTCTCCGCTTCCGCCCTCGCGCACTACGTCGCGGCCAACTGCCTCCGTCGCGGTCACATCCCGTCGCACCTCCGCCTCGACTCCGCCGCCGCGTCTCTCCCCGCCCGCCGCATCCTCATCCACAATCACTCGATGAACAAAACCCACACCCTCACCCTCCTTTCCGCATGCTAA